A part of Perca fluviatilis chromosome 15, GENO_Pfluv_1.0, whole genome shotgun sequence genomic DNA contains:
- the LOC120574851 gene encoding H-2 class II histocompatibility antigen, E-S beta chain-like → MDIHIYLFFMVFSFFSPVSTDEDYAQNTACCTFKGPGFKDTEYILTGRSNKKLIQQYNSTRGNWIGFTAASIEFLKNWNADPFDAIERAFEKNILCTNNIQYIQQFDHFSSVPTIKLNSVKHPSMLVCSAYNFYPKQIRLTWLRNGQEVTSSVSFSEVMPDGNWSYQIHSYLEPIPTAGEKITCMVEHFTLSEPVLQVWDPSLPAPEQLKIAVGLFGLILGFVMLSSGFIYYKKKSKAHITLCQAFLTRRVLVPLEDVPEVGAT, encoded by the exons ATGGACAttcatatttatctttttttcatggttttctcttttttcagtCCAG TTTCCACAGATGAAGATTATGCACAAAACACAGCATGTTGTACTTTCAAGGGTCCAGGTTTTAAAGATACAGAATATATCCTAACAGGCCGTTCTAACAAGAAATTAATACAACAGTACAACAGCACAAGAGGCAACTGGATAGGATTCACAGCCGCGTCAATTGAATTCCTAAAAAATTGGAATGCAGACCCTTTTGACGCAATTGAGAGAGCATTTGAAAAGAACATATTGTGTACTAACAACATACAATATATCCAACAATTCG atcaTTTTAGCTCTGTACCCACCATCAAGCTGAATTCAGTGAAACACCCGTCAATGCTTGTGTGCAGCGCCTATAACTTTTATCCAAAACAAATCAGACTGACATGGTTGCGCAACGGACAGGAAGTGACCTCATCGGTCAGTTTTTCTGAAGTGATGCCTGATGGGAACTGGTCCTATCAGATTCATTCCTACCTAGAGCCCATCCCGACTGCAGGAGAAAAAATTACCTGCATGGTGGAACACTTCACCCTCTCTGAACCAGTGCTTCAGGTCTGGG ACCCCTCCCTTCCTGCGCCAGAACAGCTTAAAATTGCCGTGGGACTGTTTGGTCTGATACTTGGTTTTGTTATGTTGAGCTCTGGATTCATCTACTACAAGAAAAAGTCTAAAGCACACATCACTCTCTGTCAAG CATTTTTAACAAGAAGAGTTTTGGTTCCACTGGAAGACGTGCCTGAAGTTGGAGCAACTTAG